The sequence ATACGTCGACTGGTTACCAGTCCCGCTTTCACCTCATCAACCTTGGCCACACTCTTGGCGCGGATGCCGAATCGCATGGTTCCCAAACCTGGCAGCGCAACCGAGTGACCCTCAGTGGCCCACGCCTTAATCACCTCGCCAGCTGCATCCCAGCATGCCTGCATAATTCCCTTGCTAACTCCGCTGCGCAGAGCAGCCTCCTTAATCACCTTCTCCTGACTGAGCGAGGTGTACAACTCAGGCATCATGATGTAACGATAAGTTCCCTCATACTTGCCAATCTTCTGCAACTTTTCCTGTGCTTTAACTTTAAGTGCCATAATTTTTAGTGTTTAGTTTGTGTTGTAAATAAAATTTTAATGTTTAATGTTTAATGTCTCATGTCTCCACTCTGATGTTGATTTTGCGGCCACACGTAGAAAATTTCCTTAGTGCACGTGGGAGATATTTTTTTCGCGTGAGCGAGCATCATCGCTATCTTTGTTTTGACGATGCAAAGATACGAAATTTTCAAGCGTTTTACAAATTATTCTTCAAAAAAGACACAAAAAAAAGCACGCTCGAAAAAAAAGTGCTATTTGGTACAGATGGCAGATGGCAGTTTTTATTTCGAGCATGCACCTTACTAGCGTTTTTTGAAATTTAATAATAATATAATATATATATTATATTATTATTAAAATATTATATATTATAAATTTTACTATTGCTGGTCTGCTAGCGACAAGGGTGCAAAAATAAAACTGCCATCTGCCATCTGTACCACTTTACAGAAAAATAGTAGGTACTTGATATAATAAAATGCCTATCAGATGCGTTATACTTTTTGGGGGGTGTCTATATAGACACACCAATTATTCTAACTG is a genomic window of Xylanibacter ruminicola 23 containing:
- a CDS encoding DNA-binding protein, translating into MALKVKAQEKLQKIGKYEGTYRYIMMPELYTSLSQEKVIKEAALRSGVSKGIMQACWDAAGEVIKAWATEGHSVALPGLGTMRFGIRAKSVAKVDEVKAGLVTSRRIIFTPAVDLKEELAGTAIQITCYDRDGKEVKRVTSTDPGTVEDPDQPSNPSTGGDNGGNIGGNGGNHNEPIGD